The Amycolatopsis mongoliensis genome includes a window with the following:
- a CDS encoding arabinofuranosidase catalytic domain-containing protein codes for MPRGRSLLATLATTLLVLATMLGPSTAAQAAGPLPCDIYGSAGTPCVAAHSTTRALYSAYAGTLYRVQRASDRAETNIGLLATGGYADAAAQDSFCAGTTCTITVIYDQSPRHNDLTVEGPGTAGGQDVAAVASALPVTAGGHKVYGVYISPGTGYRHYVGAGVAVDGQPEGMYMVASGTHVNGGCCFDYGNVEAQIADTGNGHMDAVNLGTTCYFPPCTGIGPWVAGDLENGLFQGNRSNTANRGNATPFVTALLKNNGQTTFALKGGNSQSGGLTTWYNGALPSGGYTPMHQEGSIVLGTGGDNSNASIGSFFEGVMTAGYPTDAADDAVQSNVVSVGYAGSTGTPPYAATVSGPGGKCLDVAGDDTGGNGTAVQLWDCQANAADQHWAHNADSSLSTLGRCLDVTGNGTANGALLELWDCNGVGGQKWVQQADGSLRNPQSGRCLDSPNGATANGARMQLWDCNGAAAQKFSVTGGGPVTGPGGKCVDVAGDDTGGNGTAVQLWDCQSFAVDQHWFHLSGGALRTLGRCLDIIGNGTANGTQVELWDCNGVGGQVWTPQADGSVRNPQSGRCLDSPNGATGNGTRLRIWDCNGSAAQRFALI; via the coding sequence GTGCCCCGCGGTCGAAGTCTCCTCGCCACCCTCGCCACCACCCTGCTCGTCCTCGCGACGATGCTCGGGCCGAGCACCGCCGCGCAGGCCGCCGGTCCCCTGCCGTGCGACATCTACGGCTCGGCCGGCACCCCGTGCGTCGCCGCGCACAGCACCACGCGGGCCCTCTACTCGGCCTACGCCGGCACCCTCTACCGCGTGCAGCGCGCCTCCGACCGCGCCGAGACGAACATCGGCCTGCTCGCCACCGGCGGGTACGCCGACGCCGCCGCGCAGGACTCGTTCTGCGCCGGCACGACGTGCACCATCACGGTGATCTACGACCAGTCCCCGCGCCACAACGACCTCACGGTCGAAGGTCCCGGCACCGCGGGCGGCCAGGACGTCGCCGCCGTCGCGTCCGCCCTGCCGGTCACCGCGGGCGGGCACAAGGTCTACGGCGTCTACATCTCCCCCGGCACCGGGTACCGGCACTACGTCGGCGCCGGCGTCGCGGTCGACGGCCAGCCCGAAGGCATGTACATGGTCGCCAGCGGCACGCACGTCAACGGCGGCTGCTGCTTCGACTACGGCAACGTCGAGGCGCAGATCGCCGACACCGGCAACGGCCACATGGACGCCGTCAACCTCGGCACCACGTGCTACTTCCCGCCGTGCACGGGGATCGGCCCGTGGGTGGCGGGCGACCTGGAGAACGGGCTGTTCCAGGGGAACCGCTCCAACACCGCCAACCGCGGCAACGCCACCCCGTTCGTCACCGCGCTGCTGAAGAACAACGGCCAGACCACCTTCGCGCTCAAGGGCGGCAACTCCCAGAGCGGCGGCCTCACCACCTGGTACAACGGCGCACTGCCCTCGGGCGGGTACACGCCGATGCACCAGGAGGGCTCGATCGTGCTCGGCACCGGCGGCGACAACAGCAACGCGTCCATCGGCTCGTTCTTCGAAGGCGTGATGACCGCGGGCTACCCGACCGACGCCGCGGACGACGCCGTCCAGTCCAATGTGGTCTCCGTCGGCTACGCCGGCAGCACCGGGACACCGCCCTACGCGGCCACGGTTTCCGGCCCCGGCGGCAAGTGCCTCGACGTCGCCGGCGACGACACCGGCGGCAACGGGACCGCCGTGCAGCTGTGGGACTGCCAGGCGAACGCGGCCGACCAGCACTGGGCGCACAACGCGGACTCCTCGCTGTCCACCTTGGGCCGCTGCCTCGACGTCACCGGCAACGGCACGGCGAACGGCGCGCTGCTGGAACTGTGGGACTGCAACGGCGTCGGCGGTCAGAAGTGGGTGCAGCAGGCCGACGGCTCACTGCGCAACCCGCAGTCCGGCCGCTGCCTCGACTCGCCGAACGGCGCCACCGCCAACGGCGCCCGCATGCAGCTGTGGGACTGCAACGGCGCCGCGGCGCAGAAGTTCTCGGTCACCGGCGGCGGCCCGGTCACCGGCCCGGGCGGCAAGTGCGTCGACGTGGCCGGCGACGACACCGGCGGCAATGGCACCGCCGTGCAGCTGTGGGACTGCCAGTCCTTCGCGGTGGACCAGCACTGGTTCCACTTGTCCGGCGGAGCGTTGCGCACTCTCGGCCGCTGCCTCGACATCATCGGCAACGGCACGGCGAACGGCACCCAGGTCGAACTGTGGGACTGCAACGGCGTGGGCGGCCAGGTGTGGACGCCCCAGGCCGACGGGTCGGTGCGCAACCCGCAGTCCGGCCGGTGCCTCGACTCCCCGAACGGCGCGACGGGCAACGGCACGCGGCTGCGGATCTGGGACTGCAACGGCTCGGCCGCCCAGCGGTTCGCGCTGATCTGA
- a CDS encoding cupin domain-containing protein gives MNGEEIVLGPLPKGITPAGEGKVWNVLGHTYSLKAASESSFAFETLDPPGTGVPPHVHPTQDEHIYVLDGVVTLYLDGAWETAGPGDTVRMPKGLPHAYYNRGESPTRALFWVSPAGRLAQLFDKLHDLADPAEVVRLSALHDVDFLPPGSVAGA, from the coding sequence ATGAACGGCGAGGAAATCGTGCTGGGACCGCTGCCGAAGGGGATCACGCCCGCCGGGGAAGGGAAGGTGTGGAACGTGCTCGGGCACACCTACTCCCTGAAGGCCGCGAGCGAGTCGAGCTTCGCGTTCGAGACCCTCGACCCGCCCGGCACCGGGGTACCGCCGCACGTGCACCCGACCCAGGACGAGCACATCTACGTCCTGGACGGCGTGGTCACCCTCTACCTCGACGGCGCGTGGGAAACCGCGGGGCCCGGCGACACCGTGCGGATGCCGAAGGGTCTCCCGCACGCCTACTACAACCGCGGCGAGAGCCCCACCCGGGCGCTGTTCTGGGTGAGTCCGGCCGGGCGGCTCGCGCAGCTCTTCGACAAGCTGCACGACCTCGCGGACCCGGCCGAGGTCGTCCGGTTGTCGGCGCTGCACGACGTCGACTTCCTGCCGCCGGGTTCGGTGGCCGGCGCTTGA
- a CDS encoding ROK family transcriptional regulator yields MSPRTANLAAVLRALRTGPLSRTQLAARCGVAKSAVPGLLAELAERGLVRPAGVLPGNGRPSRLVELDGEDAFALALSIEADRLSAVVTDLSGRVLAEHAETVDVAAAGLQCGMDELARLAHRVLPGPPVGVAIAVPGLVDSAAAVLRLAPALRWRDAEIAGLMAARLNLPVDAVAVDNDANLGALAESAAGVGSELFYLGGGPAVGGGFVSGGVILRGARGFAGEAGHIAVDPSGARCTCGRTGCLETKANLAALLRAAAAPGDPLHDPALGVEGRVTLLKHRVRRGDQRAATAVHELGVALGIALSTVVDVLDPDVVVLGGYFAELGEWLVEPVRVELAAHAQSGLHARVVPSELGLRAPLRGAAHLAAERLFADPTLAPGTEEASV; encoded by the coding sequence GTGAGCCCGCGTACGGCGAACCTGGCCGCGGTCCTGCGGGCGCTGCGCACGGGCCCTCTCTCCCGCACGCAGCTGGCCGCACGCTGCGGGGTCGCGAAGTCCGCAGTTCCCGGACTGCTCGCCGAACTCGCGGAGCGGGGCCTGGTCCGGCCCGCCGGTGTCCTCCCCGGCAACGGCCGACCGAGCCGGCTGGTCGAACTGGACGGCGAAGACGCGTTCGCACTGGCTCTGAGCATCGAGGCGGACCGGCTGTCCGCCGTGGTCACCGACCTGTCCGGGCGCGTCCTGGCCGAGCACGCGGAGACCGTCGACGTCGCCGCGGCCGGGTTGCAGTGCGGCATGGACGAACTCGCCCGCCTCGCCCACCGGGTGCTGCCCGGCCCACCTGTCGGCGTCGCGATCGCGGTGCCCGGGCTGGTCGACTCGGCCGCCGCCGTGCTGCGGCTGGCCCCGGCCCTGCGCTGGCGCGACGCGGAGATCGCCGGCCTGATGGCGGCCCGTCTGAACCTGCCGGTCGACGCGGTCGCCGTGGACAACGACGCCAACCTCGGCGCGCTCGCCGAGTCGGCCGCCGGCGTCGGGAGCGAACTGTTCTACCTCGGCGGCGGCCCGGCCGTCGGCGGCGGATTCGTCTCCGGCGGCGTGATCCTGCGCGGTGCGCGCGGCTTCGCGGGCGAGGCCGGGCACATCGCCGTCGACCCGTCCGGCGCGCGGTGCACCTGCGGCCGGACGGGCTGCCTGGAGACGAAGGCGAACCTGGCCGCGCTCCTGCGCGCGGCCGCGGCACCCGGTGACCCCCTGCACGACCCCGCCCTCGGCGTCGAAGGCCGGGTGACGCTGCTGAAGCACCGCGTCCGGCGCGGCGACCAGCGCGCGGCCACGGCGGTGCACGAGCTCGGCGTCGCGCTCGGGATCGCACTGTCCACTGTGGTCGATGTGCTCGACCCGGACGTCGTCGTCCTCGGCGGCTACTTCGCGGAGCTCGGGGAGTGGCTGGTGGAACCGGTCCGCGTCGAGCTCGCCGCGCATGCCCAGTCGGGACTGCACGCCCGGGTGGTGCCCTCGGAGCTCGGCCTCCGGGCCCCGCTGCGCGGCGCTGCCCACCTGGCGGCGGAACGGCTCTTCGCCGACCCCACGCTCGCCCCCGGCACCGAGGAGGCCTCGGTATGA
- a CDS encoding ABC transporter permease has product MTETQAPPQEALPVERKRFSFRADPRLLGLAGVLVVLCLVGQFTRPELFFTESNISTILRLAAAIGVVSVGMTFVIISGGIDLSVGSMVGLAGVWLTTLATQSYGPWVMVLCGLAVGLGCGLVNGVLVAYGKVVPFIATLAMYVSARGLAERISGRRTQVVADQDFLAFFRGDLLGIPVLIWLFALVFAVGWVVLNRTTFGRRTYAVGGNIEASRLAGINVKRHLALVYGVAGLCCGIAALMVVARTTAGASTNGMFYELDAIAAVVIGGTLLTGGRGSLIGTLIGVLIFTVLSNLFTLNNLDTDIQNIAKGVIIVLAVLLQFRARKARTSP; this is encoded by the coding sequence ATGACCGAAACCCAAGCACCGCCACAGGAAGCGCTTCCCGTCGAACGGAAGCGGTTCTCCTTCCGGGCCGACCCGCGCCTGCTCGGCCTGGCCGGGGTGCTCGTCGTGCTCTGCCTGGTCGGCCAGTTCACCCGGCCCGAGCTGTTCTTCACCGAAAGCAACATCTCCACGATCCTGCGGCTGGCCGCGGCCATCGGCGTGGTCAGCGTCGGGATGACGTTCGTGATCATCAGCGGCGGCATCGACCTTTCCGTCGGCTCGATGGTCGGCCTGGCCGGCGTCTGGCTCACCACCCTGGCCACCCAGTCCTACGGGCCGTGGGTGATGGTCCTCTGCGGACTGGCGGTCGGCCTCGGCTGCGGGCTGGTCAACGGCGTGCTCGTGGCCTACGGCAAGGTCGTGCCGTTCATCGCGACGCTGGCGATGTACGTCTCGGCGCGCGGGCTCGCCGAGCGGATCAGCGGCCGCCGCACGCAGGTCGTCGCCGACCAGGACTTCCTCGCCTTCTTCCGCGGCGACCTGCTCGGCATCCCGGTGCTGATCTGGCTCTTCGCGCTGGTGTTCGCGGTCGGCTGGGTCGTGCTCAACCGCACCACCTTCGGCCGCCGGACCTACGCGGTCGGCGGCAACATCGAGGCGTCGCGGCTGGCCGGGATCAACGTCAAGCGCCACCTCGCGCTCGTCTACGGCGTGGCCGGCCTGTGCTGCGGGATCGCCGCGCTCATGGTCGTCGCGCGGACGACGGCGGGCGCGTCGACCAACGGCATGTTCTACGAGCTCGACGCGATCGCGGCGGTGGTCATCGGCGGCACGCTGCTCACCGGCGGCCGCGGTTCGCTGATCGGCACCCTGATCGGCGTGCTGATCTTCACGGTGCTGTCCAACCTCTTCACGCTCAACAACCTGGACACCGACATCCAGAACATCGCCAAGGGCGTGATCATCGTGCTCGCCGTGCTCTTGCAGTTCCGGGCCAGGAAAGCCAGGACAAGTCCTTAG
- a CDS encoding ROK family transcriptional regulator, giving the protein MSAASGTEHSMVETRHQTRLLTLLRDEGPMSRVELGERLELPRARVGAEVARLGEVGLVETAGPSASRGGRRSTLVRLAGELRVLAVDVGATSVGVAVTDASCEVLAHAVEDCDVRQGPHPVLRRVAELAAKVRDEAPGRLVAAGIGLPGPVSFAEGMAVAPPIMPGWDRFNVRDHLGGLWGCPVAVDNDVNAMALGERHAGVARSTDDLMFVKIGTGIGCGIVLGGKVYRGVAGTAGDIGHIRLDDFGPTCACGEVGCLEAYFGGAALARDGLALARSGRSAHLAEVAAERGVVTARDVGRAAAAGDFGAVNLIRDGGRRLGQVVASLVSFINPGMVVIGGGVAQLGHQLLAELRSAVYRRSLPLATGNLPIVLSELGDTAGVIGAAWSATDRAFTLSS; this is encoded by the coding sequence ATGAGCGCGGCATCCGGCACGGAGCACTCGATGGTCGAAACCCGGCACCAGACCCGGCTGCTCACCCTGCTCCGGGACGAGGGCCCGATGTCGCGGGTCGAGCTGGGGGAGCGGCTCGAGCTGCCGCGCGCCCGGGTCGGGGCCGAAGTGGCCCGGCTCGGTGAGGTCGGGCTCGTCGAGACCGCCGGGCCCTCGGCCAGCCGGGGCGGGCGGCGGTCGACGCTGGTCCGGCTCGCGGGCGAGCTCCGGGTGCTCGCGGTGGACGTCGGCGCGACGTCGGTCGGCGTGGCGGTCACCGACGCTTCGTGCGAGGTGCTCGCGCACGCCGTCGAGGACTGCGACGTCCGGCAGGGGCCGCACCCGGTGCTGCGGCGGGTCGCCGAGCTCGCGGCGAAGGTGCGGGACGAGGCACCCGGCAGGCTGGTCGCGGCGGGCATCGGGCTGCCGGGGCCGGTCAGCTTCGCCGAGGGGATGGCGGTCGCGCCGCCGATCATGCCCGGCTGGGACCGGTTCAACGTGCGGGACCACCTCGGCGGCCTCTGGGGCTGCCCGGTGGCGGTGGACAACGACGTCAACGCGATGGCGCTCGGGGAGCGGCACGCCGGGGTCGCGCGGTCGACCGACGACCTGATGTTCGTCAAGATCGGCACCGGGATCGGCTGCGGGATCGTGCTCGGCGGCAAGGTGTACCGCGGGGTCGCCGGCACGGCGGGCGACATCGGGCACATCCGGCTCGACGACTTCGGCCCGACCTGCGCCTGCGGTGAGGTCGGCTGCCTGGAGGCCTACTTCGGCGGGGCCGCGCTGGCCCGCGACGGGCTGGCCCTGGCGCGCAGCGGCCGGTCGGCCCACCTCGCCGAGGTGGCCGCCGAACGCGGCGTGGTCACCGCCCGCGACGTCGGCCGAGCCGCCGCGGCGGGCGACTTCGGCGCGGTCAACCTCATCCGGGACGGCGGGCGCCGGCTCGGCCAGGTCGTCGCGTCGCTGGTTTCGTTCATCAACCCGGGGATGGTGGTGATCGGCGGCGGCGTGGCGCAGCTCGGTCACCAGCTGCTCGCCGAGCTGCGCAGCGCGGTGTACCGGCGTTCGCTGCCGCTGGCGACGGGGAACCTCCCGATCGTGCTGTCCGAGCTCGGTGACACGGCGGGTGTGATCGGTGCGGCGTGGTCGGCGACCGACCGGGCTTTCACGCTCAGCAGCTGA
- a CDS encoding substrate-binding domain-containing protein, with translation MAEQPFLGRRGFLLGGAAVGAGALLAGCTSNTPANSESNAPVANAGTNAQPGKPVTIGFSAPAADHGWIAAITKNAKAQAQKFSEVKFNATEGTNDVNQQISQVETLINAKVDVLVILPFDGKALTSVGQQAMDAGIPVINLDRVFDTPLAYRTWIGGDNYRMGVNAGNYIAKQLKAKNVANPIIGEVAGIDSLPLTQERSKGFADALGRAGFKVGPRVSAQFTSESGEQQTANLLQGAPKLDALWNHDDDQGIGVNAAIDTAGRKEFLMVGGAGSKNMMNLIKADASPIKATVLYSPSMASTAIALARLLGQGKGIGDLAEHDIPAEITTYSAVVTKENVDQYLDVGFDS, from the coding sequence ATGGCCGAACAACCCTTCCTCGGCCGCCGGGGGTTCCTGCTGGGCGGGGCCGCCGTCGGCGCCGGCGCGCTGCTGGCCGGCTGCACGTCGAACACGCCGGCGAACTCCGAGTCGAACGCGCCGGTCGCGAACGCCGGCACCAACGCCCAGCCGGGAAAGCCGGTCACCATCGGCTTCTCCGCGCCGGCCGCCGACCACGGCTGGATCGCGGCGATCACCAAGAACGCCAAGGCGCAGGCGCAGAAGTTCAGCGAGGTGAAGTTCAACGCCACCGAAGGCACCAACGACGTCAACCAGCAGATCTCCCAGGTGGAGACGCTGATCAACGCCAAGGTCGACGTCCTGGTGATCCTGCCGTTCGACGGCAAGGCGCTCACCTCGGTCGGGCAGCAGGCGATGGACGCGGGGATCCCGGTGATCAACCTGGACCGCGTCTTCGACACCCCGCTGGCGTACCGCACGTGGATCGGCGGCGACAACTACCGCATGGGCGTCAACGCCGGCAACTACATCGCCAAGCAGCTGAAGGCGAAGAACGTCGCCAACCCGATCATCGGCGAGGTCGCCGGGATCGACTCGCTGCCCCTGACCCAGGAACGCAGCAAGGGCTTCGCGGACGCGCTGGGGCGGGCCGGGTTCAAGGTCGGCCCGCGGGTCTCGGCGCAGTTCACGTCGGAGTCGGGTGAGCAGCAGACGGCGAACCTGCTCCAGGGTGCGCCCAAGCTGGACGCCCTCTGGAACCACGACGACGACCAGGGCATCGGCGTCAACGCCGCGATCGACACCGCGGGCCGCAAGGAGTTCCTGATGGTCGGCGGTGCCGGCTCGAAGAACATGATGAACCTGATCAAGGCGGACGCGTCGCCGATCAAAGCGACCGTGCTCTACAGCCCGTCGATGGCCTCGACGGCGATCGCGCTGGCCCGGCTGCTCGGGCAGGGCAAGGGGATCGGCGACCTGGCCGAGCACGACATCCCGGCCGAGATCACCACGTACTCCGCGGTCGTCACCAAGGAGAACGTCGACCAGTACCTCGACGTCGGCTTCGACTCCTGA
- a CDS encoding sugar ABC transporter ATP-binding protein, with product MSLLSVRGIVKSFPGVRALDGVDLDVEPGEVHCLLGQNGAGKSTLIKVLSGAHRPDGGEITWQGEPVSLGSPVDALRLGIATMYQELDLVPGLSVADNIFLGHERARLGFTRISQARDEAARLMARLGHPGIRPWHEVGKLSAAGQQLVSMARALAHDARLLVMDEPTAALAGDEVDNLFRIVGELTADGVAVVYISHRLEELRRIGHRVTVLKDGRTVGIGLDARTTPTADLVALMAGRKVETVFGPRHDGHADRTSLALEVDGLSRAGEFEDVSFTVHAGEVVGIAGLVGSGRSELLETIFGARRADSGTVTAQGKPLRPGSVLAAVKAGIGLAPEERKSQGLLLDLSVAHNVTLASLGRYAKFGFTERAKELDDAGASLRRLDLRPADPRRIVRTLSGGNQQKAVLARWLVRGCRVLLLDEPTRGVDVGARAELYRLIDELAASGVAIVLVSSEIPEVLGLSDRVLVLREGRVLADRPSAGLTEAEVLDVILEGSAA from the coding sequence ATGAGCCTGCTTTCCGTTCGCGGGATCGTGAAGAGCTTCCCGGGGGTGCGCGCGCTCGACGGGGTCGACCTCGACGTCGAACCGGGCGAGGTGCACTGCCTGCTCGGGCAGAACGGCGCGGGGAAGTCGACGCTGATCAAGGTCCTGTCCGGGGCGCACCGGCCGGACGGGGGCGAGATCACCTGGCAGGGCGAGCCGGTCTCGCTCGGCTCGCCGGTCGACGCGCTGCGCCTCGGCATCGCCACCATGTACCAGGAGCTCGACCTGGTACCCGGGCTTTCGGTGGCGGACAACATCTTTCTCGGCCACGAACGCGCCCGGCTCGGGTTCACGCGGATCTCGCAGGCCCGCGACGAAGCCGCGCGGCTGATGGCCCGGCTGGGGCACCCCGGCATCCGGCCGTGGCACGAGGTCGGCAAGCTGTCCGCGGCGGGGCAGCAGCTGGTGTCGATGGCCCGCGCGCTGGCCCACGACGCCCGGCTGCTCGTGATGGACGAGCCCACCGCCGCGCTGGCCGGCGACGAGGTCGACAACCTCTTCCGCATCGTCGGCGAGCTGACCGCCGACGGCGTCGCGGTCGTCTACATCTCGCACCGGCTCGAGGAGCTGCGCCGGATCGGGCACCGGGTGACCGTGCTCAAGGACGGCCGCACCGTCGGCATCGGGCTCGACGCCCGCACCACGCCGACCGCGGACCTCGTCGCGCTGATGGCCGGGCGCAAGGTCGAGACGGTCTTCGGCCCCCGGCACGACGGGCACGCGGACCGGACCTCCCTGGCGCTCGAGGTCGACGGCCTGTCCCGGGCCGGCGAGTTCGAGGACGTGAGCTTCACCGTCCACGCCGGGGAGGTCGTCGGGATCGCCGGGCTGGTCGGCTCCGGCCGCAGCGAGCTGCTGGAGACGATCTTCGGTGCCCGGCGCGCCGACAGCGGAACGGTGACGGCGCAGGGGAAACCGCTCCGCCCCGGCAGCGTCCTCGCCGCCGTCAAGGCGGGGATCGGGCTGGCCCCGGAGGAACGCAAGAGCCAGGGCCTCCTGCTGGACCTGTCGGTGGCCCACAACGTGACGCTGGCCAGTCTCGGCCGGTACGCGAAGTTCGGGTTCACCGAGCGCGCGAAGGAGCTGGACGACGCGGGCGCGAGCCTGCGGCGCCTCGACCTGCGGCCCGCCGACCCGCGGCGGATCGTCCGCACGCTGTCCGGCGGCAACCAGCAGAAGGCGGTGCTCGCGCGGTGGCTGGTCCGCGGCTGCCGCGTGCTGCTGCTGGACGAGCCGACGCGCGGCGTCGACGTCGGCGCCCGCGCCGAGCTGTACCGGCTGATCGACGAGCTGGCCGCGAGCGGCGTGGCGATCGTGCTGGTGTCCAGCGAGATCCCCGAGGTGCTGGGGCTGTCCGACCGGGTGCTGGTGCTGCGCGAGGGCCGCGTCCTCGCCGACCGGCCGTCGGCCGGGCTGACCGAGGCCGAGGTGCTCGACGTGATTCTCGAGGGGAGCGCGGCATGA
- a CDS encoding Gfo/Idh/MocA family protein: MSPARETIGIGMVGHAFMGAVHSHAWRSVHRFFDPPLVPRLAVLAGRDETRAKAAAQRFGWADVETDWRKLVVRDDVGLVDICTPGDSHAEIAIAALEAGKHVLCEKPLANSVAEAEAMAEAARRARERGVRAMVAFNYRRVPALAHARNLVASGALGEIRHVRSVYLQDWLSDPRAPMTWRLRKESAGSGALGDLGAHIVDAAQFVTGEVITGVSALTNTFVKQRPSEGGGTDEVTVDDTALFLARLSGGAVASFEATRFALGRKNAMRLEVNGSKASLAFDFESMNELQWYEGSGTEAGFRRILVTEPQHPYVGAWWPPGHLLGYEHTFTHEVADFLGAIGAGTDPAPSFDDGLRVQRVLDAVEKSAAAQATWTAVEEGK, translated from the coding sequence ATGAGCCCGGCACGGGAAACGATCGGGATCGGGATGGTGGGCCACGCGTTCATGGGTGCGGTGCACTCCCACGCGTGGCGCAGTGTGCACCGGTTCTTCGACCCACCGCTGGTGCCGAGACTCGCCGTCCTCGCCGGCCGCGACGAGACCCGGGCCAAGGCGGCGGCGCAGCGGTTCGGCTGGGCCGACGTCGAGACCGACTGGCGGAAGCTGGTCGTGCGCGACGACGTCGGCCTGGTCGACATCTGCACGCCGGGCGACAGCCACGCGGAGATCGCGATCGCCGCGCTGGAAGCCGGGAAGCACGTGCTGTGCGAGAAGCCCCTGGCCAATTCGGTGGCCGAGGCCGAGGCGATGGCCGAGGCGGCGCGGCGGGCCCGTGAACGCGGGGTACGGGCCATGGTCGCGTTCAACTACCGCCGGGTGCCCGCGCTCGCCCACGCCAGGAACCTGGTGGCGAGCGGGGCGCTCGGCGAGATCCGGCACGTGCGGTCGGTCTACCTGCAGGACTGGCTGTCCGACCCGCGGGCGCCGATGACCTGGCGGCTGCGCAAGGAGTCCGCCGGTTCGGGCGCGCTGGGCGACCTCGGCGCGCACATCGTCGACGCCGCCCAGTTCGTCACGGGCGAAGTGATCACCGGGGTCTCGGCGCTGACGAACACCTTCGTGAAGCAGCGGCCGTCCGAAGGCGGCGGGACGGACGAGGTGACGGTCGACGACACCGCGTTGTTCCTGGCCCGGCTTTCCGGGGGAGCCGTGGCGAGCTTCGAGGCGACCCGGTTCGCGCTGGGCCGCAAGAACGCGATGCGGCTGGAGGTCAACGGGTCGAAGGCGAGTCTGGCGTTCGACTTCGAGTCGATGAACGAACTCCAGTGGTACGAGGGCAGCGGTACCGAGGCCGGCTTCCGCCGCATCCTCGTCACCGAGCCGCAGCACCCGTACGTCGGCGCGTGGTGGCCGCCGGGCCACCTGCTCGGCTACGAGCACACGTTCACGCACGAGGTCGCCGACTTCCTCGGCGCCATCGGCGCGGGCACCGACCCGGCGCCGAGCTTCGACGACGGCCTGCGCGTGCAGCGCGTGCTGGACGCCGTCGAGAAGAGCGCGGCCGCGCAGGCGACCTGGACCGCGGTGGAGGAGGGGAAATGA
- a CDS encoding YbaB/EbfC family nucleoid-associated protein has protein sequence MSAEMDQLIAQFENFQAKVRQAETRFAAVGDMQERIARVETTVTSPDGTVTVVAGAGGTVTDLRLTAGAMRLEAGQLAQRIMATLRRAVAGAAQQQAGIVDDAFGDQLGVDVTGQVRQAQAEAFGTAAPEPASEQQAPRPRRRPAPGDDDDFDQGPILRRS, from the coding sequence ATGTCGGCCGAGATGGACCAGCTGATCGCCCAGTTCGAAAACTTCCAGGCCAAGGTGCGCCAGGCCGAGACGCGGTTCGCCGCCGTCGGCGACATGCAGGAGCGGATCGCGCGGGTCGAGACCACCGTGACCTCGCCGGACGGCACGGTGACGGTCGTCGCGGGGGCCGGCGGGACCGTCACCGACCTGCGGCTGACCGCCGGCGCGATGCGCCTCGAAGCGGGCCAGCTCGCCCAGCGGATCATGGCCACCCTGCGCCGGGCCGTGGCCGGGGCCGCCCAGCAGCAGGCCGGCATCGTCGACGACGCGTTCGGGGACCAGCTCGGCGTCGACGTCACCGGGCAGGTCCGGCAGGCCCAGGCCGAAGCGTTCGGAACCGCGGCACCGGAACCCGCGTCGGAGCAGCAGGCGCCGCGGCCGCGACGCCGTCCCGCACCGGGGGACGACGACGACTTCGACCAGGGCCCGATCCTCCGCCGCTCCTGA